The Edaphobacter flagellatus sequence ACGCGCAACGTCTTCCAGACTCTCGCGTTCCGTGCTGGCGTTCAGGGCCAGAACCAACTGAACGGCATCATTACTTCGACAATCACGCCAAGCTTCAGCTTCTCGAGCATCGATCGCGCTGTGGGGCCGCACTCCGGACGTGACGTCAATCTTGCTGTTCAGATCGCTGGCGTCGGTGGCAACGTCAAGTATGTTCAGCCGATCATTACCTATCGCCAGTTTTATCCCATCAAGGGTCTAAAGATTAACCGCGAAGGACACAACGTACTCGCGTATCGTGCTCAGCTCTCGCACATCACCGGCTTCGCCGGCGAGGTAGCTCCGCCAACCAACCGTATCTACTCCGGCGGCGAGATGGATGTGCGCGGTTTCGACGTTCGCTCGTCTTCGCCGTACACCTTCATTCCCAATCGTGTGCTCTTCAACCTCACGAATCCCGATGGCACCACGGTTCCGCGCGATCCATCCAACCCGTCGCTCGGCAATGTGCAGATTCCCCTGCCGCTTTATCGCATGGTCTCGATCGGTGGCGACACCAGCTTTACCGGGAACATCGAATACCGTATTCCCATCGTCAACCAGGTTACGTTTGCCTTCTTTACCGACTTCAATATGACCTTTGACGTTTATCCGGATCAGCTTCGCCAGAGCGTCTCCGGCCAGCAGGAGATCTCCAGCCCGCTTTACGGATGCCCTACCTTTATCAACGGCGCCTGCTATGGCGGCAAGCAGATTTCCTTTCCCAACCCGCTCAAGGTCGTGCCTGGCACCAACTATGTGCCCCGCATGTCGAACGGAGCTGAGTTGCAGGTCATCCTGCCGATCGTCAACGCACCGTTCCGTATCTTCTACGCCTACAACCCACTGCGCCTCTACAAGACGGTGCCGCAGCAGCTGGCTACGGATGGTGCTACGTTCCGCAGCTTCTTCCCGGACTCCGGGGCAGGCCAGTTCACCTACCTGCAGGCCATTCAGCTCTATGGAGCCGACTACATCCTGCGCGAGCCGAGAAAGACCTTCCGCCTGACGGTATCGACTACCTTCTAGGCGAAGTTCTAGCTGTAAGAATGAAAGCGGCTATGCCAAATGAGGCATAGCCGCTTTCTTATACTTGCCGTCTGATTCGGATCGTAGAGAAGGCTCCGTGTCCGGTAATCCGGCCGACGGTGACCTGATCAGGCTGGCAGCTTCTGCAACGCGGCGCCTGCGGCTCTGTGCGTCGGAGAAGGAGGCTAGATCACAAGTGCTTTGGGGACTATGCGCGGAAATATCTCAAGCAGCTCAACCCTCGAAAGCGGATTTAGTAGCTACGCTGATACATCCGAGAGATATGGTCGTGCCAGCCCAGTCCGTCGCTGTCAAATAGCGTCCAGATCAGGCCCAGGCCCAGCGGTGCTGCTGAAAGCACAAGAGCAAAGGCGCGGCGGCGCATCGCGGCGCGTGTCGGGTTCTCATCCGAGAACGTGCACAGCCCGATCCGCGCATAGCGCATGCCCGGAGTGGCATCAGAGAAGGTAAAGAACAGGTACTGATAGGCAAAGCCAAGTACAACCAGGGCACCAACGGAGCTCAACGCTGCCGTCTGCAGGTTTATGTGCAGCCCATTCGGGGCGAACTGTGATGCCGTCAACACGAGCGCGGCAATAAAGACAAGGAATGCCGCCACAATCGCGCATCCGTCGACAGCCGCCGCCATAATGCGCAGATTCATAGGAGCGACCTGAAAGGACGCAGCATAATGCCGCTGCGCTTCTTGCTGCTGCGCAGCCGATGTAACACGGGCCTGCCGTGCGTAGCCCGCATACTCGTCTGTCTCTGTATGGGCGACAGCCTCTCCGCGAGGTTGCGCGTCCAGAAGGATCGATGTCCATTCCGGCGCAACGGCGTCGACCGCAGGAGCCGGAGAGAGCTGCTCGGGCTCCACTTCGAAGATGCGAAGCTGCGTCGTATCGTGCTGTGCGTCATCCTCCTCGCGCAGCGGTCCCTCAGCCAGCCTTGGACGGGCTTTGCGCGCCGCAACAAGCTGGCGCGGAAACTCGATCAGGTTCGCCGGAATTTCGACCGTAGGCTCGAGAACTTCAAAGATCGGCGCCTGGCGGAAGGCGATTTCCTCATCCAGCGAAAGCGCTTCTTCAGGGTCGATCGTCTCAGCATCGAGTTCCTCGTGCGCTGTTCTCAGGGCACGGAGAGCGGCCTCGCTGTCGGGCAGGCGAATATCGTTGCCTAGACGTACGGTGAGTGAGGATGCATCAAACTTCGGCTCAGGAGCAGCATGCAGCTCAGGCGTCTCGGCCTTTGGCGCAGGCGGAGCCGGAACGAGCATGGGGGCCGGTTGCGGCTCCGCGGCGTACTGGTCGAGCGTCTCCAGCAGCTCGTATTGGGCCTGCGCGACGGCCTGTGCGTTCAGGGCAGCTACCTCGGCTGCGGCCTCGGCCTGTTGGATTGCCCGCTCGGCCTCTTCGGCCAGAAAAGAGCGGTAGCTCTTGGAGTGCGCATAGCGTTCGGCGACGGCAGCAGCGATGCGCGACGCCCGCTCACGTGCCGGGGTAGCCGGGGCAGGTTGCTCGACAGCAGTGCCGACCGGCCGCACTTTGCGGCTGCGGTGCGCCGCAAGACGCTCGGCCACCTGCTGCTTCAGAGCAAAAGGCTCCAGAGGCAACTGGTCTGAAGAATCGGGTGTGGTCGTCGCCTGCTGTAATTTTCGCTCTGCGCTCATGGTGCCTGTGAAAACCTCGAACCCGCTACGGGTCAATTCTTGTTAGCCTCAAAGAGTGGTGCCAAGTTCTACACGTTACGATGCAGGGGCCCGGGAGCGGTGTGGCCAGTTTGCCGGTTGTATATCAGGCCTCGGCTTCAAACCCACCTTTGGCAAAGGCGACTGCTGGCGCACCCTGCACATAGTTTACTTCCTGATAACTATCATGCTGCTGCTTGCAAATCATCCACAGTCGATTGCGCAGGAGTTATCTAATCAGGCACCTGCCATAGCGACATCGCAAACGCTCCCTGACGAACCCGGGGCGACGGCCATAAAGGAAACTCAACGTTATCCCGAAGCGTTGATCGTGCCTCCTGCCGATGATGGCTCGACCGTGGTGATTGAGAGCTCCGGCCCGCAGACGAAGACAGGCAGCCACTACACACTCGACCGCGACGTCGTGATCACCTATAAGGACCGCCGGGTCGAGGCCGACCACATCGACTACGACTCCGAGACCGGAGAGCTCAACGCAAATGGCCACCTGAAGATCACCGGTGGCCAGAACGATGAGATGATCTCTGCAAGCCACGGCTCGATGAATCTGAAGACGCAGACCGGGCGCTTCTTCGACGTGAAGGGATCCGTCGGCCTCAGGCCAGGGCACAGGCCCATCTACGACAACGGCCAGCCATTCCTGTTCGAGGGCAAGGTCGTCGTGAAGACCGGGCCGCAGGAGTACGACGTCTATGACGGCTCGGTAACGTCTTGCGAGCTACCGCATCCCGACTGGCAGTTGTTTGCCAGTAAGTTCAGCGTAGGCAGTGATAAAGCGACGGCCCATAACAGTATTTTCCGCGTACTCAACATTCCGCTCATCTATCTGCCTTATGTCACGCATCCGGTCGGCGGCGATCAGCGGCAGAGCGGTTTCATGATTCCCGTTGTTGGCCAGTCTTCGACCAAAGGGCTGGTCTTAGGCGAGCAGATCTATGTCGTTTTGAGCCGTAGTTCCGATATGACAGTAGGTGTGGAGTATTTCTCCAAGCGCGGCTGGTCGCAATCCGGCACCTATCGCTATCGCGGTCTGGGGCACAACTTTGCGCTTGCCCATTACAGCGGCCTGCTCGACCGCGGATTCACGAGCGGCGGACAGCTCATCAACCAGGGCGGTGAAGATGTGGTCTTCTCCGGACGCTACGATCTGAACTCCAAAACACGCTTGGTCGCCGACCTGGAGTACCTGAGCTCGTATCCCTACCGCGAGGCCTTCACCGAAAACTTCAACCAGGCGGTTTCGAGTGACATCCTCTCCATCGCTTATGCGACGCATCAATCGAACGGCTATGTGTGGGACGTTCGCTCCGACCGCTACCAGGGGCTGAAGCGCGCCGGCACGCCCACGGTCTCCGAGCAGCAGATTCGCATCTTTCACTCTCCCGCGATTGATCTGTTTACTACGGAACACAGGTTAGGCCA is a genomic window containing:
- a CDS encoding RDD family protein, whose translation is MSAERKLQQATTTPDSSDQLPLEPFALKQQVAERLAAHRSRKVRPVGTAVEQPAPATPARERASRIAAAVAERYAHSKSYRSFLAEEAERAIQQAEAAAEVAALNAQAVAQAQYELLETLDQYAAEPQPAPMLVPAPPAPKAETPELHAAPEPKFDASSLTVRLGNDIRLPDSEAALRALRTAHEELDAETIDPEEALSLDEEIAFRQAPIFEVLEPTVEIPANLIEFPRQLVAARKARPRLAEGPLREEDDAQHDTTQLRIFEVEPEQLSPAPAVDAVAPEWTSILLDAQPRGEAVAHTETDEYAGYARQARVTSAAQQQEAQRHYAASFQVAPMNLRIMAAAVDGCAIVAAFLVFIAALVLTASQFAPNGLHINLQTAALSSVGALVVLGFAYQYLFFTFSDATPGMRYARIGLCTFSDENPTRAAMRRRAFALVLSAAPLGLGLIWTLFDSDGLGWHDHISRMYQRSY
- a CDS encoding LPS-assembly protein LptD; this translates as MLLLANHPQSIAQELSNQAPAIATSQTLPDEPGATAIKETQRYPEALIVPPADDGSTVVIESSGPQTKTGSHYTLDRDVVITYKDRRVEADHIDYDSETGELNANGHLKITGGQNDEMISASHGSMNLKTQTGRFFDVKGSVGLRPGHRPIYDNGQPFLFEGKVVVKTGPQEYDVYDGSVTSCELPHPDWQLFASKFSVGSDKATAHNSIFRVLNIPLIYLPYVTHPVGGDQRQSGFMIPVVGQSSTKGLVLGEQIYVVLSRSSDMTVGVEYFSKRGWSQSGTYRYRGLGHNFALAHYSGLLDRGFTSGGQLINQGGEDVVFSGRYDLNSKTRLVADLEYLSSYPYREAFTENFNQAVSSDILSIAYATHQSNGYVWDVRSDRYQGLKRAGTPTVSEQQIRIFHSPAIDLFTTEHRLGQTGLLWSVDSSVTGLKRVQPNFSTTGLTNRFDLRPQLLYPLGGRGWFLRPAVAVRETIYSRSRIASNASPPVESSEAVNRADVEFEVEGRAPVLERTFSSPFVHKLFGADLKHTIEPAATYRYVTGIDNFKQILRFDDTDVVSNTNEVQYGLTQRLFLRQPEDKPCETPVDTNANGSAAWTGAAAPGMMGGVSDNAASDAGYTAEPEVCGSRELISWRLSQKYFIDQRFGNAIVTGRRNIFDTTLAFSGIAFLTEPRAISPLISRLRWKTSQHFEVGWDFDVDTGAKKFTSNNVLVNFREGNIFSGLSYARLNAPGRFNTAGFSSAVSDFTQLRVLLGYGGPARRGLGVAANAGLDLNSGQIQYGALQTQYNWNCCGLSVEYRKYELGSARNENAYRFNFTLANIGSAGNLRRAERLF